In one Nicotiana sylvestris chromosome 8, ASM39365v2, whole genome shotgun sequence genomic region, the following are encoded:
- the LOC104248701 gene encoding transcription factor TCP4-like → MEGEIVQVEGGRIPRSTGRKDRHSKVYTAKGPRDRRVRLSALTAIQFYDVQDRLGYDKPSKAVDWLIKRAKNAIGKLAELPPWDQNDDVELKNIPTSIEREVGSSGNIALEPHLLSIFSSRFLVQRQLAEDPSSSSHVMQAPEPETSSVADTSKSFFPMNSGTTLMNFLSFPHQEISRDSIQNEDLGLSLHTNLHDQNSNHSSNLVNFEENYNPRMANWILPHQQFLSQREPLQSNFSQLISHASELQQPMASAEHKSSIYNSHFNGDFQFPARLIQGEEDINGVICIKPSSGSSSSQH, encoded by the exons ATGGAGGGGGAGATAGTACAAGTCGAAGGAGGGCGAATCCCCCGGTCCACTGGCCGGAAGGACCGGCATAGCAAAGTATATACTGCTAAAGGTCCAAGAGATCGTAGGGTTCGGCTATCTGCTCTCACCGCTATTCAATTCTATGACGTGCAG GATCGGCTAGGATATGACAAGCCAAGCAAAGCTGTGGATTGGCTAATCAAGAGAGCAAAAAATGCCATTGGTAAGCTAGCTGAGTTACCTCCATGGGACCAAAATGATGACGTAGAACTAAAAAACATTCCCACAAGTATAGAACGCGAAGTTGGTTCAAGTGGGAATATTGCCTTAGAACCACACCTACTATCAATTTTTTCTTCTAG ATTCTTGGTCCAAAGGCAATTAGCAGAAGATCCAAGCAGTTCTTCACACGTGATGCAAGCACCTGAACCTGAGACGTCATCTGTTGCAGATACCTCGAAATCATTCTTCCCAATGAATTCCGGGACAACATTAATGAATTTCCTAAGCTTTCCACATCAAGAAATTTCTAGAGATTCAATCCAAAATGAAGATCTTGGATTATCACTTCACACCAATTTACATGACCAAAACTCCAACCATAGTTCAAATTTAGtcaattttgaagaaaattataatCCAAGAATGGCAAATTGGATATTACCCCATCAACAATTTTTGTCCCAAAGGGAACCCCTTCAGTCCAATTTTTCACAGTTAATTAGTCATGCTTCGGAATTACAGCAACCAATGGCAAGTGCAGAACATAAATCTTCAATTTACAATAGCCATTTCAATGGAGATTTTCAATTTCCTGCTAGATTAATTCAAGGTGAAGAGGATATTAATGGTGTGATTTGCATTAAGCCATCTTCAGGTTCTTCAAGTTCTCAACATTGA